Proteins from a genomic interval of Danio rerio strain Tuebingen ecotype United States chromosome 4, GRCz12tu, whole genome shotgun sequence:
- the si:cabz01054394.6 gene encoding uncharacterized protein si:cabz01054394.6, which produces MAVVKEEGEEVKIEEFSQVTAKQSERVLLKDERQDLNITEEKDQNETHQKHFSTSETEKTPSEEKPTAICVNCGKCFLKRRDLSVHMRTHTGEKPHVCQQCGKRFAQRTSLTVHIRSHTGERPFTCQQCGKSFTHKGTLRAHQKTHPGAAPFSCKLCGKSLSRKESLIIHMRVHTGERPFICGHCGKGFRCKVSLGYHLKIHTRNNGFVCKHCGASSPDKNQLRNHVKTHMGERPYMCHHCGKSSPNKTNLNIHMRTHTGEKPYICPQCGKDFTIKGNLQTHIRVHTGEKPFTCAQCGDRFTYQKDLKRHSQQTHCGKTRSSEVIRMLTKGRSSKDVSGRLFNCGLCNKTFLSPSHLKMHLKRHAFMRPYFCSLCGKGFKWLGSLKWHQKICICAKLIAIV; this is translated from the exons ATGGCGGTTGTGAAAGAGGAAGGTGAAGAGGTGAAGATTGAAGAGTTCAGCCAAGTTACTGCGAAACAATCAG AGCGTGTGTTGCTGAAAGACGAGAGGCAAGATCTGAATATAACAGAGGAGAAAGATCAGAATGAAACACATCAAAAACATTTTAGCACCTCTGAGACTGAAAAGACTCCCTCAGAGGAAAAGCCAACAGCAATCTGCGTCAATTGTGGAAAGTGCTTCCTCAAGCGCAGAGACCTTAGTGTCCACATGCGGACTCACACCGGAGAAAAACCTCACGTCTGCCAGCAGTGCGGGAAACGGTTCGCTCAAAGAACCAGCCTCACGGTGCACATAAGATCTCACACCGGAGAGAGGCCGTTCACTTGCCAGCAATGCGGGAAGAGTTTCACTCATAAAGGGACCCTCAGGGCCCACCAGAAAACTCATCCCGGAGCGGCTCCGTTCTCCTGCAAGCTCTGCGGAAAGAGTCTCTCGCGAAAAGAAAGCCTGATTATTCACATGAGGGTTCACACAGGAGAGAGGCCGTTCATCTGCGGACACTGTGGAAAGGGTTTCCGATGTAAGGTCAGCCTCGGCTACCACTTGAAGATTCACACCAGGAATAACGGGTTCGTGTGTAAACACTGCGGAGCAAGTAGTCCGGACAAGAATCAGCTCAGGAATCACGTGAAGACGCACATGGGGGAAAGACCTTACATGTGCCATCACTGCGGAAAGAGTTCGCCCAACAAAACCAACCTTAACATCCACATGAGGacccacaccggagagaagccgtacaTCTGCCCTCAGTGCGGAAAAGACTTCACCATTAAAGGGAACCTGCAGACTCACATCAGAGTTCACACCGGAGAAAAGCCGTTCACTTGCGCTCAGTGTGGCGACAGATTCACGTACCAGAAAGACTTGAAGCGGCATTCGCAGCAGACTCATTGCGGAAAAACAAGGTCTTCAGAGGTTATTAGGATGCTGACAAAAGGACGCAGTTCCAAGGATGTGTCTGGGAGGCTGTTTAATTGTGGCTTGTGTAATAAAACGTTTCTTTCGCCGTCACACCTGAAGATGCACTTGAAAAGACACGCTTTCATGAGACCGTATTTTTGCTCTTTGTGTGGGAAGGGTTTCAAGTGGCTCGGCAGTTTAAAATGGCATCAGAAAATCTGCATTTGCGCTAAATTAATTGCGATTGTTTAA